A genomic window from Candidatus Tumulicola sp. includes:
- a CDS encoding PLP-dependent aminotransferase family protein yields MQDKHDNTQGNRDGGSDGFVPVAFHARDRRPLYQQLAEGIAQQIRDGSLAHGAKLPPQREVAKQHGIALVTASQAYEVLASEGLVESRTGRGTFVSHESDDAPASRPRTTGRAPVPDYTVGYWDPGIHRYATETRRVAAMHLLRSAVRPGAIALSAGHTAPETYPVADFAQCYVRTFLDDPPEIHQYRADRGDENLRAFFADRLRSRGADVSADDILIVSGAQQALSLAAETLLEYGDTAAAEAPTYFSALELFDQRRVAWSNLTSDADGLLPESFADVAWRHAPKAAYLNTAAQNPTGAYLSRARHRKIIDVARRAKITIVEDQTCWPLTYDGEAPPPLLASDPDGRVILIESMSKLLLPSLRIGYIAAKGPALQALYAAKLRADSFTTTVSQRALLRFLESKAASRHMRATRFLYHKRRDALMSALRKVLPDGARAAVPRGGVNVWVELPTEWSAMELFGYAAQEGVLFLPGAPFYPTAPATNTLRMSYGKLSEEMAPEAMARFGRAIRAYAQARKRHRAAPHAEAPVTAAV; encoded by the coding sequence ATGCAGGATAAGCATGACAATACCCAGGGCAATAGGGACGGCGGTTCGGATGGGTTCGTGCCGGTCGCCTTCCATGCGCGCGATCGCCGGCCGCTCTACCAGCAGCTCGCGGAAGGCATCGCGCAGCAGATCCGTGATGGCTCGCTGGCGCATGGCGCCAAACTGCCTCCGCAAAGAGAAGTGGCAAAGCAGCACGGCATTGCGCTCGTGACCGCAAGCCAGGCGTATGAAGTTCTTGCTTCGGAAGGTCTGGTGGAATCGCGCACCGGACGCGGCACGTTCGTATCGCATGAAAGCGACGATGCGCCCGCATCGAGACCTCGCACAACCGGTCGCGCGCCGGTGCCCGACTACACCGTCGGCTATTGGGATCCGGGCATTCACCGCTACGCGACGGAGACGCGCAGGGTCGCGGCCATGCATTTGCTGCGTTCCGCCGTGCGCCCCGGCGCGATCGCGCTTTCGGCCGGCCACACGGCGCCCGAGACGTATCCCGTCGCCGACTTCGCGCAGTGCTACGTGCGCACGTTCCTCGACGATCCGCCTGAGATCCATCAATACCGCGCCGATCGGGGCGACGAAAACCTGCGCGCGTTCTTCGCCGACCGCCTGCGCAGCAGGGGCGCCGACGTCAGCGCGGACGACATCCTCATCGTCAGCGGGGCGCAGCAGGCCTTGAGCCTGGCGGCCGAGACGCTGCTCGAATATGGCGACACCGCAGCCGCGGAGGCGCCGACCTACTTCTCTGCCCTCGAATTGTTCGATCAGCGGCGCGTGGCTTGGAGCAATTTGACCTCGGACGCCGACGGTCTCTTGCCGGAGTCATTCGCCGACGTCGCATGGCGGCACGCGCCCAAAGCGGCCTATCTCAACACCGCGGCGCAGAACCCGACCGGCGCCTATCTCTCGCGGGCACGTCATCGGAAGATCATCGACGTTGCGCGCCGCGCGAAGATCACGATCGTCGAAGACCAGACGTGCTGGCCGCTGACGTACGACGGCGAGGCGCCCCCGCCGCTGCTCGCTTCGGACCCGGACGGCCGCGTCATCCTCATCGAGAGCATGTCGAAGCTGCTGCTGCCGAGCCTGCGCATCGGATACATCGCGGCGAAAGGACCCGCGTTGCAGGCCCTCTACGCAGCGAAGCTGCGCGCGGATTCGTTCACCACGACCGTGAGCCAGCGCGCATTGCTGCGATTCTTGGAGTCGAAGGCCGCGAGCCGGCATATGCGCGCGACGCGCTTCCTCTATCACAAGCGCCGCGACGCTTTGATGAGCGCGCTGCGCAAAGTGTTGCCCGACGGGGCGCGCGCTGCCGTGCCGCGCGGCGGCGTCAACGTCTGGGTCGAGTTGCCGACTGAATGGTCGGCCATGGAACTGTTCGGCTACGCCGCCCAGGAAGGCGTGCTGTTCCTGCCCGGCGCGCCCTTCTATCCGACTGCGCCGGCCACGAACACGTTGCGCATGTCGTATGGCAAGCTGTCCGAAGAAATGGCACCGGAAGCGATGGCTCGCTTCGGGCGCGCGATCCGCGCGTACGCGCAAGCACGCAAGCGCCACCGCGCCGCGCCGCACGCCGAAGCTCCCGTCACCGCGGCAGTTTAG